tgattccagactgacagtgattgacaccagactgacagtgattgatacgagactgattgtgattgataccagactgacagtgattgattccagactgacagtgattgatacgagactgattgtgattgataccagactgattgtgattgattccagactgacagtgattgatacgagactgattgtgattgattccagactgacagtgattgacaccagactgacagtgattgatacgagactgattgtgattgataccagactgattgtgattgattccagactgacagtgattgatacgagactgattgtgattgattccagactgacagtgattgacaccagactgacagtgattgatacgagactgattgtgattgattccagactgacagtgattgatacgagactgattgtgattgattccagactgacagtgattgataccagactgacagtgattgattccagactgacagtgattgatacgagactgattgtgattgattccagactgacagtgattgatacgagactgattgtgattccagactgattgtgattgataccagactgattgtgattgattccagactgacagtgattgatacgagactgattgtgattgattccagactgactgtgattgataccagactgattgtgattgattccagactgacagtgattgatacgagactgattgtgattgattccagactgactgtgattgattccagactgattgtgattgattccagactgacagtgattgatacgagactgattgtgattgattccagactgactgtgattgataccagactgattgtgattgattccagactgacagtgagtgattccagactgattgtgattgataccagactgattgtgattgattccagactgacagtgagtgataccagactgactgtgattgataccagactgattgtgattgattccagactgacagtgagtgataccagactgattgtgattgataccagactgattgtgattgattccagactgacagtgagtgattccagactgattgtgattgataccagactgattgtgattgattccagactgacagtgagtgattccagactgactgtgattgataccagactgattgtgattgattccagactgacagtgagtgataccagactgattgtgattgataccagactgattgtgattgattccagactgacagtgattgatacgagactgattgtgattgattccagactgacagtgattgacaccagactgacagtgattgatacgagactgattgtgattgataccagactgacagtgattgattccagactgacagtgattgatacgagactgattgtgattgattccagactgacagtgattgatacgagactgattgtgattgattccagactgacagtgattgataccagactgacagtgattgattccagactgacagtgattgatacgagactgattgtgattgattccagactgacagtgattgatacgagactgattgtgattccagactgattgtgattgataccagactgattgtgattgattccagactgacagtgattgatacgagactgattgtgattgattccagactgactgtgattgataccagactgattgtgattgattccagactgacagtgattgatacgagactgattgtgattgattccagactgactgtgattgataccagactgattgtgattgattccagactgacagtgattgatacgagactgattgtgattgattccagactgactgtgattgataccagactgattgtgattgattccagactgacagtgagtgattccagactgattgtgattgattccagactgattgtgattgatacgagactgattgtgattgatacgagactgattgtgattgattccagactgattgtgattgattccagactgacagtgattgattccagactgattgtgattgattccagactgattgtgattgattccagactgattgtgattgattccagactgacagtgattgattccagactgattgtgattgattccagactgacagtgattgatacgagactgattgtgattgataccagactgattgtgattgattccagactgacagtgattgattccagactgactgtgattgataccagactgattgtgattgattccagactgacagtgattgatacgagactgattgtgattgattccagactgattgtgattgattccagactgattgtgattgattccagactgattgtgattgattccagactgacagtgattgatacgagactgattgtgattgattccagactgactgtgattgattccagactgattgtgattgattccagactgacagtgattgattccagactgattgtgattgattccagactgacagtgattgatacgagactgattgtgattgattccagactgattgtgattgattccagactgactgtgattgattccagactgattgtgattgattccagactgacagtgattgattccagactgattgtgattgattccagactgactgtgattgattccagactgattgtgattgattccagactgacagtgattgattccagactgactgtgattgattccagactgacagtgattgatacgagactgattgtgattgattccagactgactgtgattgattccagactgacagtgattgattccagactgacagtgattgataccagactgattgtgattgattccagactgacagtgattgatacgagactgattgtgattgatacgagactgattgtgattgatacgagactgattgtgattgattccagactgacagtgattgatacgagactgattgtgattgataccagactgacagtgattgatacgagactgattgtgattgattccagactgacagtgattgacaccagactgacagtgattgattccagactgattgtgattgattccagactgattgtgattgatacgagactgattgtgataccagactgactgtgattgataccagactgattgtgattgataccagactgattgtgattgataccagactgattgtgattgatacgagactgattgtgattgattccagactgattgtgattgattccagactgactgtgattgattccagactgactgtgattgattccagactgattgtgattgataccagactgacagtgattgatacgagactgactgtgattgattccagactgattgtgattgattccagactgattgtgattgattccagactgattgtgattgataccagactgacagtgattgatacgagactgattgtgattgattccagactgattgtgattgattccagactgactgtgattgattccagactgactgtgattgattccagactgattgtgattgataccagactgacagtgattgatacgagactgactgtgattgattccagactgattgtgattgattccagactgattgtgattgattccagactgacagtgattgattccagactgattgtgattgattccagactgattgtgattgattccagactgattgtgattgattccagactgattgtgattgattccagactgacagtgattgattccagactgattgtgattgattccagactgacagtgattgatacgagactgattgtgattgataccagactgattgtgattgattccagactgacagtgattgattccagactgactgtgattgattccagactgattgtgattgattccagactgacagtgattgatacgagactgattgtgattgattccagactgattgtgattgattccagactgattgtgattgattccagactgacagtgattgatacgagactgacagtgattgatacgagactgattgtgattgattccagactgactgtgattgattccagactgactgtgattgattccagactgactgtgattgattccagactgactgtgattgattccagactgattgtgattgataccagactgacagtgattgatacgagactgattgtgattgattccagactgattgtgattgattccagactgactgtgattgattccagactgactgtgattgattccagactgattgtgattgataccagactgattgtgattgatacgagactgactgtgattgattccagactgattgtgattgattccagactgattgtgattgattccagactgacagtgattgattccagactgattgtgattgattccagactgattgtgattgattccagactgattgtgattgattccagactgattgtgattgattccagactgacagtgattgattccagactgattgtgattgattccagactgacagtgattgatacgagactgattgtgattgataccagactgattgtgattgattccagactgacagtgattgattccagactgactgtgattgataccagactgattgtgattgattccagactgacagtgattgatacgagactgattgtgattgattccagactgattgtgattgattccagactgattgtgattgattgcagactgattgtgattgattccagactgacagtgattgatacgagactgattgtgattgattccagactgactgtgattgattccagactgattgtgattgattccagactgacagtgattgattccagactgattgtgattgattccagactgacagtgattgatacgagactgattgtgattgattccagactgattgtgattgattccagactgactgtgattgattccagactgattgtgattgattccagactgacagtgattgattccagactgattgtgattgattccagactgactgtgattgattccagactgattgtgattgattccagactgacagtgattgattccagactgactgtgattgattccagactgacagtgattgatacgagactgattgtgattgattccagactgactgtgattgattccagactgacagtgattgattccagactgacagtgattgataccagactgattgtgattgattccagactgacagtgattgatacgagactgattgtgattgatacgagactgattgtgattgatacgagactgattgtgattgattccagactgacagtgattgatacgagactgattgtgattgataccagactgacagtgattgatacgagactgattgtgattgattccagactgacagtgattgacaccagactgacagtgattgattccagactgattgtgattgattccagactgattgtgattgatacgagactgattgtgataccagactgactgtgattgataccagactgattgtgattgataccagactgattgtgattgataccagactgattgtgattgataccagactgattgtgattgattccagactgactgtgattgattccagactgactgtgattgattccagactgattgtgattgataccagactgacagtgattgatacgagactgattgtgattgattccagactgattgtgattgattccagactgattgtgattgattccagactgacagtgattgatgcgagactgattgtgattgattccagactgacagtgattgatacgagactgacagtgattgattccagactgattgtgattgataccagactgactgtgattgattccagactgactgtgattgattccagactgactgtgattgattccagactgattgtgattgataccagactgacagtgattgatacgagactgattgtgattgattccagactgattgtgattgattccagactgactgtgattgattccagactgactgtgattgattccagactgattgtgattgataccagactgacagtgattgatacgagactgactgtgattgattccagactgattgtgattgattccagactgacagtgattgatacgagactgattgtgattgattccagactgattgtgattgattccagactgattgtgattgattccagactgacagtgattgatacgagactgattgtgattgattccagactgacagtgattgatacgagactgacagtgattgataccagactgattgtgattgataccagactgactgtgattgattccagactgactgtgattgattccagactgactgtgattgattccagactgattgtgattgataccagactgacagtgattgatacgagactgattgtgattgattccagactgactgtgattgattccagactgattgtgattgattccagactgacagtgattgatacgagactgattgtggtaccagactgattgtgattgataccagactgattgtgattgataccagactgactgtgattgattccagactgactgtgattgattccagactgacagtgattgattccagactgattgtgattgattccagactgacagtgattgatacgagactgattgtgattgatacgagactgattgtgattgattccagactgactgtgattgataccagactgattgtgattgattccagactgacagtgtttgatacgagactgattgtgataccagactgattgtgattgataccagactgattgtgattgataccagactgattgtgattgataccagactgattgtgattgataccagactgattgtgattgattccagactgacagtgattgattccagactgattgtgattgataccagactgacagtgattgatacgagactgattgtgattgatacgagactgattgtgattgattccagactgattgtgattgattccagactgattgtgattgattccagactgacagtgattgatacgagactgattgtgattgataccagactgattgtgattgattccagactgattgtgattgataccagactgattgtgattgataccaaaatgattgtgattgataccaaaatgattgtgattgatacgagactgattgtgataccggactgattgtgattgattccagactgattgtgattgataccagactgattgtgattgataccaaaatgattgtgattgataccaaaatgattgtgattgatacgagactgattgtgataccggactgattgtgattgattccagactgattgtgattgataccagactgattgtgattgataccaaaatgattgtgattgataccaaaatgattgtgattgatacgagactgattgtgataccggactgattgtgattgattccagacagATTGTGATTGATACCAGACTGTGATTGATATCAGACTGATTATgcccagtgattgatattatgagtaaAATGCTTGACCACAGATCTATTTCATAGGCTTGTACGATTTGTATTCAAATGGGTGTTTGGGCAGAGAGAAACGGATAAAGTGACAGTAAGGTTGACCCGTAGTCGTTAGTAACCTAACACGTACGCATAACTGTAATATACCTACACTAATATGAGGACAGGGTGTATTGATAACACCTTGGCAGGTGTATTGATAACACTTTAGCAGGTAGAGCGGTTTTTGTTTGGGGATTCGCGCAACATTTTCTTTAAAGTCCTGTGACCTTTACGCTTTTTcatgtattttgattttgttcgTGTCTTGGTCTAAGGTTTCATaatgccatattgctggaaaaatGCTGTATAAAACCATATAAACTAAATAGTGCCATACAATGTCATGCAGCTGGAACAATGCTATACaatgatatatagctggaacaacGCTATATAATGCCATACAGTTGTAATAATGACATcatgccacatagctggaaaatAGCTATACaatgccacatagctggaacaatGTTATACAGTGTCATACCGCTGGAACAACGCTATACaatgatatatagctggaataatgacatcatgtcacatagctggaataatgctatacaatgccatatagcttgaacaaTGTTATACAATGTCAATGACATATAGCCGGAACAGCGCTATATAatgtcatttagctggaataatgctctACAgtgtcatatagttggaataatgctatacaataccatatagctggaacaatgCTGTACAACGTCATATAGCCGGAACAATGCTATATAatgtcatttagctggaataatgctgtataaagccatatagctggaataatgctggaCTCTGtcattaaaaacaaagaaaccaaACTAAACATTTCTCAATGCGCCGTCCTGTAgctaaaatacaaaaacagcaGCAATTTCTAAAATTCTGAAAAATTGCTATACCATGCAGATCACATGTGAAATAGGAGCCCCGCCTTCGATGTAAACGCGCAATATGCGTAGAGCGAATCGCAAATGGTCACAAGACCTCAATGAGTAAAGTGATGGGTAAAATGGCTTTAATAGTCCTCGCGAAATTCAATCACTTCGTGCCGTCTTGCAACTGACAACCAAGGTTTAGTTgctcacaaaacaaaacatcgaTCAGACTGTTGCAGCTTCATGGTGCTGTGGTTTCTCTTTCTTCCAAACTCGTCAGTACTAGATATTCCCGAAACTAGCCAAGGATGAAACTCGTTCAAAGATCCGGTCCTCTACAAACGTCGAGTAGgacaatacaaacacatttatacctacctggtcAGTTCTGAGAGAAGAGATAAGGCAGCATCCATGTTATTCAGTGGCATGGAGGGGCGTTTTTTGTGTGTGCATAGTTACTGGCATGGCGAAAAATATAATTAGTTCGTTTGGTTAATGATATCTAAACTTATTTTTACATTGCAtacagaacacacacacacacacacacacagatatatatatatatcggtgGTGCTCACTAAATAATCAGATTCTTTGATACAGCAAATATAACGCATAATTCCTCCAACCCGACCTcttaaatatactgagggaaacaaataagagaACGCCTCTTCACAGCATTGTTCCTTAATTTATTTCTCAGATTTCCACACACAATTCAAAGCTGATGGTGAAAACTGTAGCGTAATACAAACTGTAGCGTAATAAATGAACACGTGAGGTTTCCTGTGTTCCTTTTTTATTTGTCTCAGTATATAAAAGATGATCCCAAAAGCAATCCCAAAATTTACATGGCCACAAATAATTAATGAGCTTACCTTAGTGAAGTCCCCAAACATGAATCCCTGTTCCAGCCCGACGAACATCACAAGGGGAATAAGCAGCACACACTTTGAATCCTTAAACATCTTCAATGTCGACAAAAACAGCTCTTTGGACGACAGGGAAAACTCGGGGTCCGCATCCTGCTTTCCGACATTGCTTTTATCCACAAGCGCCACAAGAATCACAATCCCCATAATGCCGCACCCAAGGTAAATGCTCAACAGCATGTAACGTGTAGAATCCGGGATCGAACCCTCCAGGCGACTGTAGTCATTGTTGTACGTACCGTCGGCGGAGTCGTAAATATGACAGTCACGAGCTCCACAAATTTCACTCGTATGCGTGCTGTTGAAGGTGTATTTTTGATACTCAAGGGTAGAATTGCTCGACAAGACGAAAGCAGAAATCATGTTCCCCCAGATCAAACTGCTTCGATAAAAGCCGAGGAAAATTCCCATATATTTGTTGATGAACCCGTCTGGTTCTACGATTTTCTCGTGCTGCGCATGTGTCAAGGCCAGTGTCGTAATGTATGTCGCTTGCGCACTCCACAAAGGACCCGCAAGGAGTCCGAGTCCTATTCCGAGTGGGATAAGAACTTCATGCATAGGATAAAAGTTCGCTGAGAAGTAACCAGTGAACATTACAAAAGCTACGACCATTGTCCATTTCGTGGACATTCTGTTTATGAGCCAAGGGGCCACGAGGCACGACAGAACGGTCGTTCCGTAAACACAACTAAGGGAGACTACTCCCACTCCACCAGGGTGTAAAGAGCTCTGAAGGCTCTGTAGCGAAACAAATGCagtgaaaataaacataaatgcaACACTGAGGGCAAGTATGTTCTTCATGGCTTTTCCGGATGTCATTTCCTTAACCTTTTTCAGAGTTTGGGCGTCCTTGGGAAGAGCTTGGTAATGCTGAAGGGTATAAGAGTGAATGGTGCTCCGCCGTCGATTTTTCTGGTTTTCGTTCCATCCTGCAGGCGGGATCAACATAAGGTCTACAGGGGCGATAACTCTGTCTCTGCCAGAAGGTGTCCTTGACCTTTCACGCGCGGGTGTGGCTACAAAACTGTCACGTTGTCCGGCCTTTTCTTTATCTGGAGCAGACGACAACTGCGTTTTTGCCATAGTGATGTCTTCAAACGTCACTACTAACAATGTACTGTATtagttttgatattttacaCAATATTTACTTCTTCCATCACACTTTCAAGCAATGATAGAAGAATCAGACATCAAGTTCTTAAAAATATGATTTCCGGCTCTATTTATAATCCACTTTATATTGTACCCACTTCAGGTCTAAACCGTAAGCACTGTCGATACAAAACAATTCCAATCTTCGGGTCAGTCGTACATCGACTCGAAATCATTTAAAACCACCTCCTCTTCAGAATCCAGTGTAATATAAGGTCTTGAATTGTTGATGCACACCGCGTGTTCTGAacgacagtcgtcactgcaaaAAAAATGAAGACACTTATTAGATTGCAGTTTTGCCTTAAGCACGAGGGATGATCTTATAAATGGGTAAGCGAAAGCAAGAAAggaattttaaagaaaaatcaATGCAACAGTCGGTCATTAATAACTCGATACGTTCGCTTCGTGAGCGTTATTCTTCGGTGTGTTTCCGCGCTGATGGTGTTGTCACAGCTTGTGTCACGTACAGCAGTAAAATGTACATTACGCCAGGAGTATATATTCTCTGCTGTTTATTCAACTGCGCAAAGCATAAAAGAACACTCCACCACTAATGCTCT
The window above is part of the Haliotis asinina isolate JCU_RB_2024 chromosome 1, JCU_Hal_asi_v2, whole genome shotgun sequence genome. Proteins encoded here:
- the LOC137297609 gene encoding protein unc-93 homolog A-like, with amino-acid sequence MAKTQLSSAPDKEKAGQRDSFVATPARERSRTPSGRDRVIAPVDLMLIPPAGWNENQKNRRRSTIHSYTLQHYQALPKDAQTLKKVKEMTSGKAMKNILALSVAFMFIFTAFVSLQSLQSSLHPGGVGVVSLSCVYGTTVLSCLVAPWLINRMSTKWTMVVAFVMFTGYFSANFYPMHEVLIPLGIGLGLLAGPLWSAQATYITTLALTHAQHEKIVEPDGFINKYMGIFLGFYRSSLIWGNMISAFVLSSNSTLEYQKYTFNSTHTSEICGARDCHIYDSADGTYNNDYSRLEGSIPDSTRYMLLSIYLGCGIMGIVILVALVDKSNVGKQDADPEFSLSSKELFLSTLKMFKDSKCVLLIPLVMFVGLEQGFMFGDFTKSYVSCTLGVHNIGPILICFGAVSAIGSVVIGYIAEHIKRFLFITAGATFNVGLLIVLWLWKPQPGDVPNFYVVAGCLGLCDAIWQTQTYTLFGVLFSHKQEAGFSSYRMFHATGCAIAFGYNYFLCVETKVYILAGFLALSLALYTIIEMKVQLQSQHIGDIVAL